A single window of Jiangella alkaliphila DNA harbors:
- a CDS encoding ABC transporter ATP-binding protein: MSGVGRVYPGPPRVEAVRDVDLTIASGEYLSIIGPSGSGKSTLLHLLGLLDRPSHGVYRLDGVDVSTLSERRRTRVRGERIGFVFQAFHLLPHRSVLENVELAMIYLRVPRRDRTARATATLERVGLGHRLDFDPITLSGGERQRVAIARALVAQPSLLLADEPTGNLDSGNAASVLDLFDELHAEGLTLAVITHDDGVSARAQRRVRIVDGTVSRQASAAVGARDERLVRSE; encoded by the coding sequence ATGAGCGGCGTGGGCCGGGTGTACCCCGGCCCGCCGCGCGTCGAGGCCGTCCGCGACGTCGACCTCACCATCGCGTCGGGCGAGTACCTGTCGATCATCGGGCCGTCCGGATCGGGCAAGTCGACGCTGCTGCACCTGCTCGGGCTGCTGGACCGGCCCTCGCACGGCGTCTACCGGCTGGACGGCGTCGACGTCAGCACGCTGTCCGAGCGGCGCCGCACCCGGGTGCGTGGCGAGCGGATCGGCTTCGTGTTCCAGGCCTTCCACCTGCTGCCGCACCGCAGCGTGCTGGAGAACGTCGAGCTGGCGATGATCTACCTGCGGGTGCCGCGGCGGGACCGGACGGCGCGCGCGACGGCCACGCTGGAACGGGTCGGGCTCGGGCACCGGCTGGACTTCGACCCGATCACGCTGTCCGGCGGCGAGCGGCAGCGGGTGGCCATCGCCCGGGCGCTGGTCGCGCAGCCGAGCCTGTTGCTGGCCGACGAGCCGACCGGCAACCTCGACTCGGGCAACGCGGCGTCGGTGCTGGACCTGTTCGACGAGCTGCACGCCGAGGGCCTCACGCTCGCCGTCATCACCCACGACGACGGCGTCAGCGCGCGGGCGCAGCGGCGGGTCCGCATCGTCGACGGAACGGTGAGCCGACAAGCGAGCGCAGCCGTCGGCGCGAGGGACGAGCGCCTGGTGCGGAGCGAGTGA
- a CDS encoding (Fe-S)-binding protein, whose protein sequence is MQYVAVVVALGVTVLALVVFTDAVVRMVRVIRLGGPAPGRKLNPSARTRTLVREFLGHTRMAKRPVVAAAHWFVMIGFFALFFTLVTAYGQLFDAYFALPLIGHWIPFEWGTEAISWLTLAGIATLTVIRQKSHPRRLGRGSRFFGSTFWQAYYVEFTIATIAVSILVLRGLEYRLFGDVLHFPMTAFIGSWFDGVATGDVELAVHVVAAVKITVSWLFFTVIAWNLTMGVAWHRGLAFFNIWFKRDPEGGPALGAAKPLTVAGEPVDFEALDDLPDDASLGVGKVEDFSWKGLLDFSTCTECGRCQSQCPAWNTEKPLSPKLFVTALRDHAYAKAPYLLTEDESARAEADRPLVGPVDGGGVIDPDVLWSCTTCGACVEQCPVDIEHVDHILDLRRYQTLIESEFPSELNGLFKNLEKAGNPWGVNASKRLDWADGLSFQVPRVGVEVQSLDEVEWLFWVGCAGAFEDRAKKTTQAVAELLHTAGVSFAVLGDGETCTGDPARRSGNEFLYQQLALQNIDVLRESKAVRVVSSCAHCFNTIKNEYAQLGLTLEVVHHTQLLNRLVREQKLTPVAPAGGTVAGRPVTYHDPCYLGRHNQVYTPPRELVGALPGVELREMPRNQQNSFCCGAGGARMWMEERIGTRINSARTAEALETGAEAIAVGCPFCRVMLSDGLTEAQADGRGEGVEVLDVAQLLLAAVQRGS, encoded by the coding sequence ATGCAGTACGTCGCGGTAGTCGTCGCCCTCGGGGTGACGGTGCTGGCGTTGGTGGTGTTCACCGACGCCGTCGTGCGGATGGTGCGGGTGATCCGGCTCGGCGGGCCGGCGCCGGGCCGCAAGCTGAACCCGTCGGCCCGCACCCGCACGCTGGTGCGCGAGTTCCTCGGGCACACGAGGATGGCCAAGCGGCCGGTGGTGGCCGCGGCCCACTGGTTCGTGATGATCGGGTTCTTCGCGCTGTTCTTCACGCTGGTCACGGCGTACGGGCAGCTGTTCGACGCGTACTTCGCGCTGCCGTTGATCGGGCACTGGATTCCGTTCGAGTGGGGCACCGAGGCGATCTCGTGGCTGACGCTGGCCGGCATCGCGACGCTGACGGTCATCAGGCAGAAGTCGCACCCGCGCCGGCTGGGCCGCGGGTCGCGGTTCTTCGGGTCGACGTTCTGGCAGGCGTACTACGTGGAGTTCACCATCGCGACCATCGCGGTGAGCATCCTGGTGCTGCGCGGGCTGGAGTACCGGCTCTTCGGTGACGTGCTGCACTTCCCGATGACGGCGTTCATCGGGTCCTGGTTCGACGGGGTCGCGACGGGCGATGTCGAGTTGGCGGTGCACGTGGTCGCGGCGGTGAAGATCACCGTGTCGTGGCTGTTCTTCACCGTCATCGCGTGGAACCTGACCATGGGTGTGGCGTGGCATCGGGGGCTGGCGTTCTTCAACATCTGGTTCAAGCGCGACCCCGAGGGCGGCCCGGCGCTGGGCGCGGCCAAGCCGCTCACCGTCGCCGGTGAGCCGGTGGACTTCGAGGCGCTCGACGACCTCCCCGACGACGCGTCGCTGGGTGTGGGGAAGGTCGAGGACTTCTCCTGGAAGGGTCTGCTCGACTTCTCGACGTGTACCGAGTGCGGCCGCTGCCAGTCGCAGTGCCCGGCGTGGAACACCGAGAAGCCGCTGTCGCCGAAGCTGTTCGTGACCGCGCTGCGCGACCACGCCTACGCCAAGGCCCCCTACCTGCTGACCGAGGACGAGTCCGCGCGGGCGGAGGCGGACCGGCCGCTGGTCGGCCCGGTGGACGGTGGCGGCGTCATCGACCCGGACGTGCTGTGGTCGTGCACCACCTGCGGCGCGTGCGTCGAGCAGTGCCCGGTCGACATCGAGCACGTCGACCACATCCTCGACCTGCGCCGCTACCAGACGCTCATCGAGTCCGAGTTCCCGTCGGAGCTGAACGGGCTGTTCAAGAACCTGGAGAAGGCCGGCAACCCGTGGGGCGTCAACGCGTCCAAGCGGCTGGACTGGGCCGACGGGCTGTCGTTCCAGGTGCCGCGGGTCGGGGTCGAGGTCCAGTCGCTGGACGAGGTCGAGTGGCTGTTCTGGGTCGGCTGCGCCGGCGCGTTCGAGGACCGGGCGAAGAAGACCACCCAAGCGGTCGCGGAACTCCTGCACACCGCCGGAGTCTCGTTCGCGGTGCTCGGCGACGGCGAGACCTGCACCGGCGACCCGGCCCGCCGGTCGGGCAACGAGTTCCTGTACCAGCAGCTGGCGCTGCAGAACATCGACGTGCTGCGCGAGTCGAAGGCCGTACGGGTCGTGTCCAGCTGCGCGCACTGCTTCAACACGATCAAGAACGAGTACGCCCAGCTCGGGCTCACCCTCGAGGTCGTGCACCACACCCAGCTGCTGAACCGGCTGGTCCGTGAGCAGAAGCTGACCCCGGTCGCGCCCGCCGGCGGCACCGTCGCGGGGCGGCCGGTGACCTACCACGACCCCTGCTACCTGGGCCGGCACAACCAGGTCTACACGCCGCCACGCGAGCTGGTCGGCGCGCTGCCCGGGGTGGAACTGCGCGAGATGCCGCGCAACCAGCAGAACTCGTTCTGCTGCGGCGCCGGGGGCGCCCGCATGTGGATGGAAGAGCGCATCGGCACCCGCATCAACAGCGCCCGCACCGCCGAGGCGCTGGAGACCGGCGCCGAGGCCATCGCCGTGGGCTGCCCGTTCTGCCGGGTCATGCTCTCCGACGGCCTCACCGAGGCCCAAGCCGACGGCCGCGGCGAAGGCGTCGAGGTCCTCGACGTCGCCCAGCTGCTGCTCGCCGCGGTGCAGCGCGGCTCCTGA
- the dcd gene encoding dCTP deaminase gives MLLSDRDIRAAVESKRVALDPFDPEMVQPSSIDVRLDRYFRVFENHRYPHIDPAEEQPDLTRMVEPHGGEPFVLHPGEFVLASTYETVTLGDDVAARLEGKSSLGRLGLLTHSTAGFIDPGFTGHVTLELSNVATLPIKLWPGMKIGQLCFFQLSSPAEEPYGSQRHGSRYQGQRGPTPSRSYLNFHRTRVDGA, from the coding sequence ATGCTGCTCTCCGACCGCGACATCCGCGCCGCCGTCGAGTCGAAGCGGGTCGCGCTCGACCCGTTCGACCCTGAGATGGTCCAGCCGTCGAGCATCGACGTCCGCCTCGACCGGTACTTCCGCGTGTTCGAGAACCACCGCTACCCGCACATCGACCCGGCCGAGGAGCAGCCCGACCTCACCCGCATGGTCGAGCCCCACGGCGGCGAGCCGTTCGTGCTGCACCCGGGTGAGTTCGTGCTGGCGTCGACGTACGAGACGGTGACGCTCGGCGACGACGTCGCGGCCCGGCTGGAGGGCAAGTCGAGCCTGGGCCGGCTGGGTCTGCTGACCCACTCGACCGCCGGGTTCATCGACCCCGGCTTCACCGGGCACGTCACGCTCGAGCTGTCGAACGTCGCGACGCTGCCGATCAAGCTCTGGCCGGGCATGAAGATCGGCCAGCTGTGCTTCTTCCAGCTGTCGTCGCCGGCCGAGGAACCGTACGGGTCCCAGCGGCACGGCTCGCGCTACCAGGGACAGCGCGGCCCGACGCCCAGCCGGTCGTACCTGAACTTCCATCGGACGCGGGTCGACGGCGCCTAA
- a CDS encoding DUF4097 family beta strand repeat-containing protein, with amino-acid sequence MHTFDTPTPITAVLDIPAGRVQFIAADRADTTVEVRPVDASKSRDVKLAERTTVEYSDGVLRVEAVAKHQILGSSGSIEVTVQLPAGSRVEAKTAAADFRGVGRLGEVTFEGAAADVKVDEAASARLATQAGDVSVGRLNGPGELSTSKGDLKVDEAVSGTVVLRTQVGDVTVGAAAGVSASLDAGTTIGRISNSLRNTDGVAELNIHATTITGDISAHSL; translated from the coding sequence ATGCACACGTTCGACACCCCCACCCCGATCACCGCCGTCCTCGACATCCCCGCCGGGCGGGTGCAGTTCATCGCCGCCGACCGGGCCGACACCACCGTCGAGGTCCGCCCCGTCGACGCCTCGAAGAGTCGCGACGTCAAGCTGGCCGAGCGGACCACCGTCGAGTACAGCGACGGCGTCCTGCGCGTCGAGGCCGTGGCCAAGCACCAGATCCTCGGCAGCTCCGGCTCCATCGAGGTCACGGTGCAGCTGCCGGCCGGTTCCCGCGTCGAGGCGAAGACGGCCGCCGCCGACTTCCGCGGCGTCGGTCGGCTCGGCGAGGTCACCTTCGAGGGCGCGGCCGCCGACGTCAAGGTCGACGAGGCCGCGAGCGCCCGGCTCGCCACGCAGGCCGGTGACGTCTCCGTCGGCCGCCTCAACGGCCCGGGGGAGCTCAGCACCTCCAAGGGCGACCTCAAGGTCGACGAGGCCGTGAGCGGCACTGTCGTGCTGCGCACCCAGGTCGGCGACGTGACGGTCGGCGCCGCCGCCGGCGTGTCCGCCTCGCTGGACGCGGGCACCACGATCGGCCGCATCAGCAACTCGCTGCGCAACACCGACGGCGTGGCCGAGCTGAACATCCACGCGACCACCATCACCGGTGACATCTCCGCTCACAGCCTCTGA
- a CDS encoding efflux RND transporter periplasmic adaptor subunit — MSRARSRTLLIVGGTAVIALGAGIFAGTRITSPADAIARTAAPEASEVTVPVELRALNSEVVTRGDVTAAGAVDVTPETGGLETPPIVTGQVPEVGAEIAEGAALLEIVGRPLIALAGELPMYRSMRPGMSGPDVEQLEITLDRLGLDPGEVDDEYTASTGDAVEELFERIGYEPPAPDPQAEAELDAANDAVEQAEDAVEDAEDALDAAAPGPDGAPADEDALEDAVEDARDQLADAQTARDEAAAAAGTPLPASEVVFVPSLPRRVDEVHVRRGGQIDGAVMSVSGASLVVTANVDDADHELLAVEQAVSIELPTGEQVPGTITAIAEAEGEGATGWDVTVTPGELTPEQAEALRGQNVRITVPIESTEGDVLAVPLAALTAGPGGESRVEVMRDGVAELVEVEVGLTAQGFAEVTAVDGTLAEGDLVVVGDGGDGTDDEGGEE, encoded by the coding sequence GGCGTCCGAGGTCACGGTGCCGGTTGAGCTGCGGGCGCTGAACAGCGAGGTGGTGACCCGCGGTGACGTGACCGCGGCCGGCGCCGTCGACGTCACGCCGGAGACCGGCGGACTGGAGACGCCGCCGATCGTGACCGGCCAGGTGCCGGAGGTCGGCGCGGAGATCGCGGAGGGCGCGGCCCTGCTGGAGATCGTCGGCCGGCCGCTGATCGCGCTGGCCGGCGAGTTGCCCATGTACCGGTCGATGCGGCCGGGCATGAGCGGCCCCGACGTCGAGCAGCTGGAGATCACGCTGGACCGGCTCGGGCTGGATCCGGGCGAGGTCGACGACGAGTACACCGCGTCGACCGGGGACGCCGTCGAGGAGCTGTTCGAGCGGATCGGCTACGAGCCGCCGGCGCCGGACCCGCAGGCCGAGGCCGAGCTGGACGCCGCGAACGACGCCGTCGAACAGGCCGAGGACGCGGTCGAAGACGCCGAGGACGCGCTCGACGCGGCGGCGCCCGGACCGGACGGCGCACCGGCCGACGAGGACGCACTCGAGGACGCGGTGGAGGACGCCCGCGACCAGCTGGCCGACGCACAGACCGCTCGCGACGAGGCCGCGGCCGCCGCAGGCACGCCGCTGCCCGCGTCCGAGGTGGTGTTCGTGCCGAGCCTGCCGCGGCGCGTCGACGAGGTGCACGTCCGCCGCGGTGGCCAGATCGACGGCGCCGTCATGTCGGTGAGCGGCGCCTCGCTGGTCGTCACCGCGAACGTGGACGACGCCGACCACGAGCTGCTGGCCGTGGAGCAGGCGGTGTCCATCGAGCTGCCCACCGGCGAGCAGGTGCCCGGCACCATCACGGCGATCGCCGAGGCCGAGGGCGAGGGCGCCACCGGCTGGGACGTCACCGTCACGCCGGGCGAGCTGACGCCGGAGCAGGCCGAGGCGCTGCGCGGCCAGAACGTCCGCATCACGGTGCCGATCGAGAGCACCGAGGGCGACGTGCTCGCCGTCCCGCTGGCGGCGCTCACCGCCGGGCCGGGCGGCGAGTCGCGGGTCGAGGTCATGCGCGACGGCGTCGCCGAGCTGGTCGAGGTCGAGGTCGGCCTGACCGCCCAGGGCTTTGCCGAGGTCACGGCCGTCGACGGCACCCTCGCCGAGGGTGACCTGGTGGTCGTCGGCGACGGCGGCGACGGCACCGACGACGAGGGTGGTGAGGAGTGA
- a CDS encoding DUF4097 family beta strand repeat-containing protein, which produces MSDIITHRFPADAPISLSVGQRSGDLVVTATDTTEVLVELRPAGPDGDDVAQRTEVDHRPGALRIEVPRTMSIVGRSASVDIAVTVPTGSTVAAESGSGDIRLDGRFADVTAKCGSGDIAVDTCDELQLTTGSGDVYVTESAGARVRTGSGSIRFGTAGGTVELESGSGTIEIEQPLSSGRISAASGDLRVATVDGRVELKTASGDITAHRAVEGELRARTASGNVSVGIVAGTAANLEVSSISGSIHSDLDHADAPAETDRALLLSVSTVSGSIRLHRTT; this is translated from the coding sequence GTGTCCGACATCATCACGCACCGCTTCCCCGCCGACGCGCCGATCAGCCTGTCCGTCGGCCAGCGCTCCGGCGACCTCGTCGTCACCGCCACCGACACCACCGAGGTCCTGGTCGAGCTGCGACCGGCTGGCCCTGACGGCGACGACGTCGCCCAGCGCACCGAGGTCGACCACCGGCCCGGCGCGCTTCGCATCGAGGTCCCGCGCACGATGTCGATCGTGGGCCGGTCCGCGTCGGTCGACATCGCCGTCACCGTGCCCACCGGCAGCACCGTCGCCGCCGAGTCAGGCTCCGGCGACATCCGCCTCGACGGCCGCTTCGCCGACGTCACCGCCAAGTGCGGCTCCGGCGACATCGCCGTCGACACCTGCGACGAGCTGCAGCTCACCACCGGCAGCGGCGACGTCTACGTCACCGAGTCCGCCGGGGCCAGAGTCCGCACCGGCTCCGGGTCCATTCGGTTCGGCACCGCCGGCGGCACCGTCGAGCTCGAGTCCGGGTCCGGCACCATCGAGATCGAGCAGCCGCTCAGCAGCGGCCGCATCTCCGCCGCGTCCGGCGACCTCCGCGTCGCCACCGTCGACGGCCGGGTCGAGCTCAAGACCGCGTCGGGCGACATCACCGCCCACCGGGCCGTCGAGGGCGAGCTGCGGGCGCGTACCGCCAGCGGCAACGTGTCCGTCGGCATCGTCGCCGGCACCGCCGCCAACCTCGAGGTCTCGTCGATCTCCGGGTCGATCCACTCCGACCTCGACCACGCCGACGCCCCGGCCGAGACCGACCGCGCCCTGCTGCTGTCCGTCTCCACGGTCAGCGGCTCCATCCGCCTGCACCGCACCACCTGA
- a CDS encoding trimeric intracellular cation channel family protein codes for MEIFPERTQLVLDLVGVFFFAVTGALLAARKGFDVVASALLAGMTGLGGGVIRDLIIGVRPSALEHPIYLAPVVLAAGVVYLYYPHVPRFRRTLLLFDAAGLGLFCVSGTEKALAAGVPAVSAALLGVTSAVGGGLLRDVVAREVPSLFRYDDIYALPAMAGAAATALLWWVDALSVWTGVAASVVTFALRALAVRQGWRAPLAYRRQAPDG; via the coding sequence GTGGAGATCTTCCCGGAACGGACCCAGCTCGTGCTCGACCTCGTCGGAGTGTTCTTCTTCGCGGTCACCGGCGCGCTGCTGGCGGCGCGCAAGGGGTTCGACGTCGTCGCCAGCGCGTTGCTGGCCGGCATGACGGGGCTGGGCGGCGGCGTCATCCGGGACCTCATCATCGGGGTCCGGCCGTCGGCGCTGGAGCACCCGATCTACCTGGCGCCCGTGGTGCTCGCCGCCGGCGTCGTCTACCTCTACTACCCGCACGTCCCGCGGTTCAGGCGCACCCTGCTGCTGTTCGACGCCGCCGGACTCGGCCTGTTCTGCGTCTCGGGGACGGAGAAGGCGCTGGCCGCGGGCGTGCCGGCGGTGTCGGCGGCGCTACTGGGCGTGACGTCCGCCGTCGGCGGCGGCCTGCTGCGCGACGTCGTGGCGCGCGAGGTGCCGTCGCTGTTCCGCTACGACGACATCTACGCGCTGCCCGCGATGGCCGGCGCCGCCGCGACGGCCCTGCTGTGGTGGGTGGACGCGCTGTCGGTATGGACGGGCGTCGCGGCCAGCGTCGTGACGTTCGCCCTGCGCGCCCTCGCCGTCCGGCAGGGCTGGCGCGCGCCGCTGGCCTACCGCCGTCAGGCCCCGGACGGCTGA
- a CDS encoding YihY/virulence factor BrkB family protein, protein MTPGEAAPSGPTKLTRPSWTYLARRSVREFVRDECPDLAAALTYYSMLSLFPALVALASLPALVGQDSQRTTDELVGIVQDIAPSLVTSDLEGPINQLTNAPGAGPALVIGLLAALWSASGYVGAFGRAMNRIYDVEEGRPFWKLRPQQLALTLLTMLLVLAAAVLLVVSGPVARAIGDAIGVGATAVTVWNIAKWPVLVLVIVMIVAMLYWGTPNVRRPKFRWVSAGALIAIVVWAIGSAGFGLYVANFGSYNRTYGSLAGVIIFLLWLWLTNLALLFGAEFDAETERARELQAGLPAEEAIQLRPRDTRKIEKDAAKQATLVRRGLRLRQSRGDSTELPEQRG, encoded by the coding sequence ATGACGCCAGGCGAGGCGGCGCCGTCCGGTCCGACGAAGCTCACCCGGCCGTCCTGGACCTACCTCGCCAGGCGCTCGGTGCGCGAGTTCGTCCGCGACGAGTGCCCGGACCTGGCGGCGGCGCTGACCTACTACTCGATGCTGTCGCTGTTCCCGGCGCTCGTGGCGCTGGCGTCGCTGCCGGCGCTGGTCGGGCAGGACAGCCAGCGCACGACAGACGAGCTGGTGGGCATCGTCCAGGACATCGCGCCGTCGCTGGTGACGTCGGACCTCGAGGGTCCGATCAACCAGCTCACCAATGCCCCGGGCGCCGGCCCGGCGCTGGTCATCGGTCTGCTGGCCGCGCTGTGGTCGGCGTCCGGCTACGTCGGCGCCTTCGGCCGGGCGATGAACCGCATCTACGACGTCGAGGAGGGGCGGCCGTTCTGGAAGCTGCGGCCGCAGCAGCTGGCCCTCACCCTGCTGACGATGCTCCTGGTACTGGCGGCCGCCGTGCTGCTGGTGGTCAGCGGGCCGGTGGCCCGCGCGATCGGTGACGCGATCGGGGTCGGTGCGACCGCCGTGACGGTGTGGAACATCGCCAAGTGGCCGGTGCTCGTGCTCGTCATCGTGATGATCGTGGCGATGCTCTACTGGGGCACCCCCAACGTGCGCCGGCCGAAGTTCCGGTGGGTCAGCGCGGGCGCCCTCATCGCGATCGTCGTGTGGGCGATCGGCTCGGCCGGGTTCGGGCTCTACGTGGCGAACTTCGGCAGCTACAACCGCACGTACGGATCGCTGGCCGGCGTGATCATCTTCCTGCTGTGGCTCTGGCTGACGAACCTGGCGCTGCTGTTCGGCGCCGAGTTCGACGCCGAGACCGAACGGGCCCGGGAGTTGCAGGCGGGGCTGCCGGCCGAGGAGGCGATCCAGCTGCGTCCGCGCGACACCCGCAAGATCGAGAAGGACGCCGCGAAACAGGCGACGCTGGTGCGGCGGGGCCTCCGGCTGCGGCAGTCCCGCGGCGACAGCACCGAGCTGCCGGAGCAGCGCGGCTGA
- a CDS encoding helix-turn-helix domain-containing protein: protein MPGGRLTQRERQQIALGLADDLAYAEIARRLDRPTSTITREVMRNGGPADYRAELAHRATERRAHRRRPAAPRGPQALPQAHGRDAEAVREYEETFTTLLMQQGLPRISAQVLTCLFTIDAGSLTAAELVQRLQVSPASISKAITFLEHQGLVLRRRDEGRRERYVADNEVWYQSMLASARTNILLAETARQGVGVLGRGTPAGIRLENIARFVDFVAESITRAAEQAREVLHTKAAPS from the coding sequence ATGCCGGGAGGCAGGCTCACCCAGCGGGAACGCCAGCAGATCGCGCTGGGCCTGGCCGACGACCTCGCCTACGCGGAGATCGCACGGCGGCTCGACCGCCCCACGTCGACCATCACGCGCGAGGTCATGCGCAACGGCGGCCCCGCCGACTACCGCGCCGAGCTGGCCCATCGCGCCACCGAACGCCGCGCCCACCGGCGCCGGCCGGCCGCGCCCCGCGGGCCGCAGGCGCTCCCGCAGGCCCACGGGCGCGACGCCGAGGCCGTGCGGGAGTACGAGGAGACCTTCACCACCCTCCTCATGCAGCAGGGCTTGCCGCGCATCTCGGCCCAGGTGCTGACCTGCCTCTTCACCATCGACGCCGGCAGCCTCACCGCGGCCGAGCTGGTCCAGCGGCTCCAGGTCAGCCCGGCGTCGATCTCGAAGGCGATCACGTTCCTCGAGCACCAGGGCCTCGTGCTCCGCCGTCGCGACGAGGGCCGGCGCGAGCGCTACGTCGCCGACAACGAGGTCTGGTACCAATCCATGCTCGCCAGCGCCCGGACCAACATCCTGCTCGCCGAGACCGCACGGCAGGGCGTCGGCGTCCTGGGCCGCGGTACCCCGGCCGGCATCCGCCTCGAGAACATCGCCCGCTTCGTCGACTTCGTCGCCGAGAGCATCACCCGCGCCGCCGAGCAGGCCCGCGAGGTCCTCCACACGAAGGCCGCCCCGAGCTAG
- a CDS encoding ABC transporter permease codes for MRRPRQRLTRGGRRMTLRDLLGESLAGVAARPSRLALTTLGTVLGIAALVATIGLGQTAAGQISDRFDAVAATRVTVEPGETDGPDGEVALTQLPWDAPERMKRLTGVASAGIFATVDVGGDPVRGVPYGTQEQTVPVAAASAGLFEALGADLAGGRFFDEGHDERGDAVVVLGRYAADRLGINRVDSQPSIFIGDRAFTVIGILDAVDYRSELQDSVIMPMTTARELYGLEAPEVLEVRTDLGAAQLIGRQAPIAVDPNNPDLLDVSAPPAPGSLRDNVSADVNGLFLALGGLALLVGGLGIANVTLLSVLERVSEIGLRRAVGAGRSHVAGQFLIESGIVGFLGGLIGSTVGVLATVGVSVVRDWTPLLDTRLALVAPLLGGLIGLVAGAYPAWRASAVEPITALRSG; via the coding sequence ATGAGACGGCCGCGACAGCGGCTGACCCGCGGCGGGCGCCGGATGACGTTGCGCGATCTGCTCGGCGAGTCGCTCGCCGGGGTGGCCGCCCGGCCGTCGCGGCTGGCGCTGACGACCTTGGGCACGGTGCTGGGCATCGCGGCGCTGGTGGCGACGATCGGGCTCGGTCAGACCGCGGCCGGGCAGATCTCCGACCGGTTCGATGCCGTCGCGGCCACCAGGGTCACCGTCGAGCCGGGGGAGACCGACGGGCCGGACGGCGAGGTCGCACTGACCCAGCTCCCGTGGGACGCGCCGGAGCGGATGAAGCGGCTGACCGGCGTCGCGTCGGCCGGGATCTTCGCGACCGTCGACGTCGGTGGTGACCCGGTCCGCGGCGTGCCGTACGGGACGCAGGAGCAGACCGTGCCGGTCGCGGCCGCGTCGGCCGGCCTGTTCGAGGCGCTCGGCGCGGACCTCGCCGGTGGCCGGTTCTTCGACGAGGGGCACGACGAGCGCGGCGACGCCGTCGTCGTCCTCGGCCGGTACGCCGCCGACCGGCTCGGCATCAACCGGGTGGACTCGCAGCCGTCGATCTTCATCGGCGACCGCGCGTTCACGGTGATCGGGATCCTGGACGCCGTCGACTACCGGTCAGAGCTGCAGGACTCGGTGATCATGCCGATGACGACCGCCCGGGAGCTGTACGGGCTGGAGGCGCCCGAGGTGCTGGAGGTCCGGACCGATCTCGGTGCCGCCCAGCTGATCGGCCGGCAGGCGCCGATCGCCGTCGACCCGAACAACCCCGACCTGCTCGACGTGTCCGCGCCGCCCGCGCCGGGCTCGCTGCGCGACAACGTGTCGGCCGACGTCAACGGGCTGTTCCTGGCGCTCGGCGGACTGGCGTTGCTGGTCGGCGGACTGGGCATCGCGAACGTCACGCTGCTGTCGGTGCTGGAGCGGGTGTCCGAGATCGGGCTGCGGCGGGCGGTCGGCGCGGGCCGGTCGCACGTCGCCGGGCAGTTCCTGATCGAGAGCGGGATCGTCGGGTTCCTCGGTGGGCTGATCGGGTCGACCGTCGGCGTGCTGGCGACGGTCGGCGTGTCGGTGGTGCGCGACTGGACGCCGCTGCTGGACACCAGGCTCGCGCTGGTGGCGCCGCTGCTCGGCGGCCTGATCGGGCTCGTAGCGGGGGCGTACCCGGCCTGGCGCGCGTCCGCGGTCGAGCCGATCACGGCGTTGCGCAGTGGCTGA
- a CDS encoding DUF3618 domain-containing protein: MSTTMKNTRTTGEPPQGAKPEDIEKHIERTRADLGDTVEALQHKLDVRSQARERMAAMRDRAGSMATSVKAQATRPATMIAAGATVVVGGVVGAVAWKRRH; encoded by the coding sequence ATGAGCACCACGATGAAGAACACCAGGACGACCGGCGAGCCGCCGCAGGGCGCGAAGCCGGAGGACATCGAGAAGCACATCGAGCGCACCCGCGCCGACCTCGGCGACACGGTGGAGGCGCTCCAGCACAAGCTCGACGTGCGCAGCCAGGCGCGCGAGCGGATGGCCGCCATGCGCGACCGCGCCGGCTCCATGGCCACCTCGGTCAAGGCGCAGGCCACCCGTCCGGCCACGATGATCGCCGCCGGCGCGACCGTGGTCGTGGGCGGAGTGGTCGGCGCGGTCGCCTGGAAGCGCCGCCACTAG
- a CDS encoding phage holin family protein produces MAATDTTRQDDPSVAELVRQFSAQTSHLIRDEMRLAQAEMSQKARHAGIGLGLFGGAGLLAFFGTGALVTAAIAALALTSLDVWAAALIVAAALFALAGVAALLGRGETKQASPTPERTVENVKRDVEELKEGRNR; encoded by the coding sequence ATGGCCGCAACGGACACAACCCGCCAGGATGACCCCTCCGTCGCAGAGCTGGTCCGCCAGTTCTCGGCACAGACGTCGCACCTGATCCGCGACGAGATGCGGCTGGCCCAGGCGGAGATGTCGCAGAAGGCGCGGCACGCCGGCATCGGGCTCGGCCTGTTCGGCGGCGCGGGGCTGCTCGCGTTCTTCGGGACCGGTGCGCTGGTGACGGCCGCCATCGCGGCGCTGGCGCTGACCAGCCTGGACGTGTGGGCCGCGGCGCTGATCGTCGCCGCCGCCTTGTTCGCGCTGGCCGGTGTGGCCGCGCTGCTCGGACGCGGCGAGACGAAGCAGGCCTCGCCCACGCCCGAACGCACCGTCGAGAACGTCAAACGCGACGTCGAGGAGCTCAAGGAAGGCAGGAACCGATGA